CAATTATAACAAATCTGGTGTTTTCATGCTATTTTTATACCTGTAAACCCGGAATTCCAATACTTGTATTCAATTATTTATGTGCGAAGTTTGAGTAACTAATATAAACATCTATAATATTGGTCTCGATCATAGTATCAAAACCCCATATTTTTTCTAAAAGTAATTCTCGTGTCAACACTCGATTTATATTTTTAAGTAAAAGATATAGTAAATCAAACTCCCTTTTAGTTAGTTCTATTTCATTATTTCCTCGTTTTACTATTCTTGATTCTATATCCACCTCTAAGTCTTTATAGACGATTGATTGATGATTCATAGGGACTTCCGATCGTCTAAAAAGAGCTCTCATTCTTGCTAATAATTCTTCAATCTGAAAAGGTTTAGTAATATAATCATCCGCCCCGCTATCGAGTCCTGATATTTTATCTAAGACGCTATCTCTAGCCGTAATCATGATAACAGGAGTGCTATTAATCAAACGAATTCTTCTGCAGACTTCGATTCCATTCAAATTGGGTAGCATTAGGTCTAACAAAATAAGATCAACCTGTTCATGTAATGCTTGATCCAAACCATCTCTGCCATCAAAAGCAGTTCGTACTTCATAGCCCTCATGCTCTAATTCTAATTGAATAAATTGAGATAAATTTTTTTCATCTTCAATAATCAGTACTTTTTTCATACTAAATCACTCTCCAATAAAAAGGCATTATATCTTTTATTTCTTCCTTTAAGCATAAAAAATGAACATTCTATTAAAACGTGGATAATGATATCATTTACACTAACAAATCGATTATACTATCCAACCTATCTTTCAAAGCCAGATGAATTATTTTGCTAAAAAAAGTGTCACGAAATATTGACACGATTTCGGACACTTTTTTGGAAACTTAGCTCCTTCAGTTATATTGTTTATTTAACTTTTTCTACTTGGTTTTGAGTGTTGTTTTCTTTTTCGCTATGATCTTCATCATCGGCTTCCACTCTTACAATCTTACCTGTTTGAGCGTCTACTTTCACTTCGTTTTGAGTACCATCTGTTGAAAGAATTTCAAATTCATAAACAATTGTTCCATCTTCATTCTCTAATTCTACTTCCTTTACAGTTCCAGGTAATTCTTTTAATGCTGTTTTGGTAGCTTCTTCTTCTGTTATTTTTGTTTGTTTAGCTAATTTAGCTTGGTTTTCTTCTTCGTCTTTCTCTTCCTCATTTTCTTCATTATCAGCCTCCAATTTTATAACCTTGCCTGTCTGGGCATCTACTTTTACA
This sequence is a window from Alkalibaculum bacchi. Protein-coding genes within it:
- a CDS encoding response regulator transcription factor: MKKVLIIEDEKNLSQFIQLELEHEGYEVRTAFDGRDGLDQALHEQVDLILLDLMLPNLNGIEVCRRIRLINSTPVIMITARDSVLDKISGLDSGADDYITKPFQIEELLARMRALFRRSEVPMNHQSIVYKDLEVDIESRIVKRGNNEIELTKREFDLLYLLLKNINRVLTRELLLEKIWGFDTMIETNIIDVYISYSNFAHK
- a CDS encoding PepSY domain-containing protein: MKNKKNKVLIPILATTILVGGGLGIAYATNPQDKPISVAIEENQTKQVKLTEKGATKIALEKVPGTIKEVELEDEDGTIVYEFEILSTDGTQKDVKVDAQTGKVIKLEADNEENEEEKDEEENQAKLAKQTKITEEEATKTALKELPGTVKEVELENEDGTIVYEFEILSTDGTQNEVKVDAQTGKIVRVEADDEDHSEKENNTQNQVEKVK